The Benincasa hispida cultivar B227 chromosome 9, ASM972705v1, whole genome shotgun sequence genome has a segment encoding these proteins:
- the LOC120085783 gene encoding uncharacterized protein LOC120085783 — MSSNRERDDPLSFIPTNPSSSSSPVSVSDPRDSFLSDPTTHIGSASGSFQNEGLLSDFTPNISDAEFGFSRPEFRQTPLIGTVDFYDRHVFLCYKNPQVWPPRIEAAEFDRLPRLLSAAVMSRKGDMKKETRLTICEGHDGTETSNGDVLIFPDMIRYRRLTHFDVDTFVEEVLVKNGEWQPGSPEALKGSYVFVCCHGSRDRRCGVCGPTLVSRFRDEIKFLGLQNEISVSPCSHIGGHKYAGNVIIYGSNANGEVTGHWYGYVSPEDVFLLLQHHILKGKIVDELWRGQMGLSEEEQKLSLERRLSVISGTNGHKSKEELAQIQTSDPNPDHYRSHVEVAGCCQGDGDGYSSCCQNPELSGTLIDSDTNNSPPNVVTAKSNRKLTSRSNSNKSSSRKVCAMPTCLESWEREDTYAVAAVICAAVSVAFAYRCYKQL; from the exons ATGTCTAGCAACAGAGAAAGAGACGACCCTCTTTCCTTCATCCCCACAaacccatcttcttcttcttcccctgtCTCCGTTTCTGACCCTCGTGATAGTTTTCTCTCTGACCCAACTACCCACATCGGAAGTGCTTCTGGAAGTTTCCAGAATGAGGGCCTTCTCTCCGATTTCACTCCCAACATCAGCGATGCTGAGTTTGGATTCTCTCGCCCTGAGTTTCGCCAGACCCCACTTATTGGGACTGTGGATTTCTATGACCGCCATGTGTTCCTTTGTTACAAGAATCCCCAGGTTTGGCCTCCTAGGATTGAGGCTGCTGAGTTCGATCGCCTCCCTAGGCTGCTCTCTGCGGCTGTAATGTCGAGGAAGGGCGATATGAAGAAAGAA ACCCGCTTGACCATATGTGAGGGGCATGATGGAACGGAGACATCGAATGGGGATGTTTTGATCTTCCCAGACATGATAAGATATAG GAGGTTGACCCATTTTGATGTTGACACATTTGTTGAAGAAGTGCTTGTGAAGAACGGTGAGTGGCAGCCTGGATCTCCTGAAGCACTGAAGGGTTCATATGTTTTCGTATGTTGTCATGGGTCCCGTGATCGTCGGTGTGGGGTTTGTGGTCCTACCTTGGTCAGTCGGTTCCGAGATGAGATAAAATTTCTTGGTCTTCAAAATGAAATATCTGTTAGCCCATGCTCGCATATTGGGGGCCACAAGTATGCAGGAAATGTCATTATATATGGATCAAATGCCAATGGAGAAGTCACTGGGCATTG GTATGGATATGTTTCCCCTGAAGATGTATTTTTATTGCTTCAGCATCATATTTTGAAAGGGAAGATTGTAGACGAACTTTGGAG GGGCCAGATGGGTTTATCTGAGGAAGAACAGAAGCTTAGCCTTGAAAGGAGACTTAGTGTAATCAGTGGGACCAATGGCCATAAAAGCAAGGAAGAGCTGGCACAAATCCAGACCAGCGATCCAAACCCCGATCATTATAGATCCCATGTCGAGGTTGCAGGCTGCTGTCAGGGAGATGGAGATGGTTATTCCTCTTGCTGTCAGAATCCCGAACTATCAGGAACCTTAATTGATTCAGATACAAACAACAGTCCTCCAAATGTTGTTACTGCAAAGAGCAACAGAAAACTAACTTCACGCAGCAATAGCAACAAATCATCCTCCCGTAAGGTTTGCGCGATGCCAACATGTCTTGAGAGCTGGGAGCGCGAAGATACATATGCTGTTGCTGCTGTTATCTGTGCCGCTGTGTCGGTTGCCTTTGCTTATCGCTGCTACAAGCAGCTGTGA